Part of the Faecalibacterium duncaniae genome, AGGCGGTCAGCAGCAGCGCCGCCGCCATGGCACAGCTCCAAAGAGCCCGATGGTTCTGATTCATAGATACGCTCCCTTTCCACACGGCCCGTTGGGCCTTTGCCCCATAGTATGTCCAGAAGAGCGTAAGATTACGCAGCCGACGGGAGTTTTCCAAAGCAAGTGTCCGCTGGGGTGGGACCCTGTTGCCGCAGGCAATAGGGCGGGCGATGGAATGGCCCGTTTCACTTGCGTGGAAAAGCTCCCCGAGTGCTGCGCGCAGCCGCTTACATCAACGGACTCAGCAGCCGCAGCACGCTGTCCAGTGCTGTGCCCGGCAGATTGGTGCGGCAGTCGGACCGCATGATCTCCCGGCACTGCGGCAGGGTGCGCTCCACATCCTTCCGCAGAGCGGCGATCTGGCTGTTATGGAAGAGCAGTGTTCCGCACTCAAAATGGAGAAACAGGCTCCGGTAATCCATATTGATGCTGCCCACCACGGCCACGCGGTCATCGCTGACATAGCACTTGGCGTGGAGGAAACCGGGCGTGAATTCATAAATGCGCACGCCCGCCCTGAGCAGGGGCAGATAGTAGGAACGGCTGAGCCGGAACACCAGCTTCTTATCCGGGATCCCAGGCAGGATGAGCCGCACGTCCACCCCGCGCTTGGCCGCACTTTTCAGAGCATCCAGCATCTCCTCGCCCACGGCCAGGTAGGGCGTATAGATATAAACATATCTCTGGGCCTGAGAGAGGATGTCCAGATAGACCGTCTCGGCCAGCGGCTCCTCATCCAGCGGACTGTCCGCGTAGGGCTGCACCACGCCATCCTGCACTGCGGGCAGGCGGGTGGGCGCAAAGGCGGTGTAATCGGTCTCCTGCGGGCGGAAGGCGTTCCATACATTGAGGAACATCACGGTAAAGTTCCAGACAGCGGCTCCTTCCAGCCGGATGGCCGCATCCTTCCAGTAGCCAAAGCGCTGCTCTGCATTGATATACTCATCCGCCAGATTCACGCCACCGGTGTAGGCCACATTGCCGTCAACCACCACGATCTTGCGGTGGTCGCGGTGGTTCATCACCAGCGAGACCAGCGGCACCACCGGGTTGAAAGGGATGCAGCGGATATGCGCCCTCTCCATGCGGATGACAAAATCACT contains:
- the cls gene encoding cardiolipin synthase, whose amino-acid sequence is MFRLPIVKFFSRIFNRVTITVVLVALQVLWLLWAFWSFTAGRVWLNGALKALSILIVLYLVRKDENSAYKIGWIVLIGLLPLLGGALYLAFGNKAPAKHLRERMQKVEQAHQTELAQPEGQTDALDISSRNLSRYVAKFGPYPAWRDTAAHYFSCGEEMYPQLLADLDKAEKFIFLEFFILRSGKMWDGVEQILRRKAAQGVDVRLIYDDFGSLLGLPSDFVIRMERAHIRCIPFNPVVPLVSLVMNHRDHRKIVVVDGNVAYTGGVNLADEYINAEQRFGYWKDAAIRLEGAAVWNFTVMFLNVWNAFRPQETDYTAFAPTRLPAVQDGVVQPYADSPLDEEPLAETVYLDILSQAQRYVYIYTPYLAVGEEMLDALKSAAKRGVDVRLILPGIPDKKLVFRLSRSYYLPLLRAGVRIYEFTPGFLHAKCYVSDDRVAVVGSINMDYRSLFLHFECGTLLFHNSQIAALRKDVERTLPQCREIMRSDCRTNLPGTALDSVLRLLSPLM